Proteins encoded by one window of Cannabis sativa cultivar Pink pepper isolate KNU-18-1 chromosome 4, ASM2916894v1, whole genome shotgun sequence:
- the LOC133037259 gene encoding uncharacterized protein LOC133037259 codes for MLTVFFWYIFFQATGSEPQPSAPSSSGVRGAEYTDLVARLDRIEADTQGLYAAHVELKKAYETSHVELKGGQNVIMEQLRDILAMLNRPPTTASAPEAPADLSTPPPAASPPVEEEEVFPDGYDPYEGAPATPIDTGVIHVHDTESQGEILLIETQPAVVKSRKRKRNPPVWFGDYTEMKRRHRPSSTFDPLEPPDEKLLTTFRKWCVGLIPNHRLQDLRSGDYGPSFFWIMLTPKEWLTDDHIDAAMHMLRRRRTDYPLTFPQKGVILSTFVTTMISSAWTNHKGPRRNFVWEDYILDYYRGVHKVLF; via the exons atatattttttcaggccactggttcagaacctcagcccagtgcaccatcttcatcaggtgttcggggtgccgagtacactgatttagtggcgaggttggataggatcgaggctgacactcagggtctgtatgctgctcatgtcgagctgaagaaggcatacgagaccagccatgtagagctgaagggcggtcagaacgtaattatggagcagctcagagacatattggccatgttgaatcgtccgccaaCGACAGCTTCAGCACCGGAGGCCCCAGCAGATCTATCTACCCCACCACCAGCTGCTTCACCCCCAGTAGAAGAGGAGGAGGTCTTCCCCGACGGGTACGATCCTTATGAGGGAGCTCCAGCGACTCCGATCGATACAGGTGttatccatgtacatgacacCGAGTCACAGGGTGAGATTCTGTTGATAGAGACACAACCTGCAGTGGTTAAGagtcggaagaggaagagaaatcctcctgtatggttcggtgactatacggagatgaagaggagacataggccatcttcgacgtttgatcccctggagccaccggatgagaaattgttaaccactttccgaaagtggtgtgttggactcattccgaaccaccgacttcaggatttgagaagtggtgattacggtccatcattcttttggataatgctcacaccaaaggaatggcttacagatgac CATATAGATGCAGCAATGCATATGCTGAGGAGGCGACGCACTGACTATCCACTGACATTTCCTCAGAAGGGTGTCATTCTCTCCACATTCGTGACCACCATGATCAGCAGTGCATGGACGAACCACAAGGGTCCGAGGAGAAACTTTGTGTGGGAGGATTATATCCTGGACTACTACAGAGGGGTtcataaggtattgttttag